The window TACTCGCCTTGCTATTGAATTCTTCCTCATGGTGGTCTGACCACGTTGTCTATATCAATATATACCATTCCTGTTTTAGATGTAAAGATACTATTTTTTCAATATTACATTATCATTCCCTAGGAAATCTTTCAATTCACCTATACACTTCTCAGATCCATTTATTCTGTCGTCATCTGATAATAATACATTTTTTTCAGAACCTTCATAATGTAAAACAACATTAATATCCCCCGAATGTTGATTTACTAATACTTTTAATTGTTGAAGATGTTCTGGTGTTTGTTTACTAAGCTCTATTCTTAAGTATAAGGTAGACTTATACATTTTCAACAAATATTCAGAAATTTCCTTTCCATTTTTGATAATAAATTGGATTTTCCCAACTCTTTCTTCAATATTTCCTTCTATCACTATCATTGTCCCTTGTTGAAGGTTATTAGCAATCCTTTTGTAAACATCCGGGAAAACGACTGCCTCTGTTTCCCCACTTTGATCACTAACTGATAAAAAGGCCATTGAATCGCCTTTTTTAGTACGAATTTTCTTCACATCATTAATGTAAACTCCAGCAACTACCTGCTTTGATCCTTTGTGAAGTTCTGCAAGCGGAGTAGCCCCTGCGGTGTGAAGTTGTTTTTTAAATGAAACAATTGGATGATCAGAAAGAAAGAGACCTAATACTTCTTTTTCAAGGGTCAATTTATTCTCGATTGTTAATGGATCGACCTCAACATATTTCGGTTTAATGATAAATTCATCGTCAGAAAATAAATCAGTTTGTGATGAATCTAGGGGTTGCATTAGTTGGGCGTGCTCAATGGCAACGTCTAAGCTAGCTAATAGAACGGCACGATCTTGATCAAACTCATCCAAAGCCCCTGAATAAATGAGAGATTCAAGGGTTTTTCGATTAATTGTTTTTAATGAAACTCGCAAGCACAAATCAAATAAATCACGGAAAGGCTTTATCCTACGAGCTTGAACAATTTCCTTCAACGCATTAACGCCTACTCCCCTAATTGCTGATAAACAGTAACGAATCGCACCATTTTCAACATGAAAGGAATAATGGCTCTTGTTAATGGATGGGGACAGCAGTTTAATTTCCATCTGTTGTAATTCACGAATAGACTGAACCAATTTTGCTTCATTTCCAATGATTGAGGTCAAAAGACAAGACATAAAATGAACTGGATAATTTGCCTTTAAATAGGCTAGCTGGTAAGCAATTAGGCTATAAGCAACAGCATGGCTTCGGTTAAAACCGTAATTCGCAAACCGAACGATTAAATCGTAAATCTCATCAGCTGTTTTCTCACTATATTGATTTTTCATGGCTCCCTTTACAAAATGATTTCGTTCTTTATCTAGAGTCTGCTTTTGTTTTTTGCTAACCGCACGACGCAGCAAATCTGCTTCCCCTAATGAGAAACCTGCCATACTTGATGCTATCTGGATGATTTGTTCTTGATAAACAATAACACCGTAAGTATTTTTTAAAATTGGCTCTAAGTCAGGGTGAGGATAAGCGATTTTCTCAATACCGTGCTTTCGCTTGATAAAAAGTGGAATATTTTCCATTGGACCAGGACGATACAATGCGTTGACAGCAACAATATCTTCAAAGGATGTTGGCTTAAGTTGCTTTAATACTTTTCTCATTCCATCTGACTCTAGTTGAAAAACACCTGTGGTATCCCCTTTACTCAACAAATCGAAAGTTATCTTGTCATCTAAAGGAATTTTACGAATATCAATTCTTTTACCCTTGTGGCGGTAGATGGAAGATAAAATGGACTCCATAAAGGAAAGGTTTCTTAACCCAAGAAAATCCATTTTCAGCAATCCGACATCTTCCAAATATTCCATTGAATATTGCGTTAAATACACTTCATTATGTCCAGATTGAATTGGGACTGATTGAACTAAGGGTTGTTCGCTAATGACGACACCTGCGGCATGAATGGATGTATGTCTAGGCAATCCCTCCAGCTTTTTGGCTGTAGCAAACAAGCGCTGATTCTGTTCTGATTCCTCGACGAACTTTCTAAGTGGCTCTGATTCAAGGTAAGCATCCTTCAAGCTAATTCCTACCCTTGGCGGAATATACAATGATAACTGATCCACCTCTTTGGGATTAAAGCCAAAAACTCTTCCTACATCCCTCATAGCAGCCTTAGCTGCAAAGGTTCCAAATGTGATAATCTGAGCTACATGAAGCTCTCCATATTTTTGGGAGACATATTGAATCACTTCTTCACGTCTTGTATCTGGAAAGTCAATATCGATATCCGGCATTGAAATCCGTTCAGGATTCAAAAACCGCTCAAAAAGTAAATGATGCTCGATAGGATCCACTTCGGTAATTTGTAAAACATACGCCACCATTGAACCTGCCGCTGAGCCTCTTCCAGGTCCTGTTAATATTCCGTTTTCACGTGCGAATCTCATAAAATCCCAGACGATTAAAAAATAATCACTAAACTTCATTTTATTGATGATGTTTAGCTCATATTGAAGCCTTTTTTTATGTAGATTTGTCGGACTATGATACCTTTGGTGAAATCCTTCCATACAAAGCTTTTCAAGTAGGAGTTCGGCAGTTTGTCCATCCTCGATTGGATATTTTGGAAGTCGTTTTTGATTAAGGTCTAAGTGAACTTGGCACCTTTGGGCAATTTTAATAGTATTTTCCAAAGCATCCGGAAAATCCGCGAAAAGATCTACCATTTCCTTAGCATCTTTCAAGTAGTATTGGTCTGTCTCCAAACGTTCGCGGTTCTCATCCTGAAGTTTTACTCCATTCTTAATGGCAAGTAAACATTCATGAGCAAATCCATCCTCTTTTTCTAAAAATTGAACTTGGTTGGTTGTCACCAGTGGAGCACCAGTGACTTTAGAAAGCTGAGTCAATGACAGAATTAACTCCTTTTCTTTGGCGGTCCCATGGTCCTGAAGGGCTAAATAAAAGGCCCCTTCACCAAAAATCCCACTGTATAATTCAACAATTTCCTTTGCACTCTCTGAATCACCATTTAAAAGATGGTCCTCAATTTCTCCATCTAGACCTGGAGTCAAGGCTATGAGACCACTTGTGTAGTGTTTTAGCCATTTAATTGGGATTCCTTGAGGTGATTTTGTTTGAATGGTACTGGTTATTTTTAGCAAATTTTGAAATCCAGTTAAATTTTGGGCAAGCAGGACGAGTGGAAAAGCTTGCATCTCATCTATCTCGCTTACAACGTCTACAGTCAATCCAATAATGGGTTTAATTGACTGCTTGAGACATTCTTTATAAAAGGCTATTATGCCGTACATAACATTTCTATCTGTTAAAGCAATCGTCGAAAATCCTTTTGCCTTTGCATCCTTAACAAGCTGGGAAACTGTGGCAGTACTGGATAACAGGCTATAAGAACTGTATACATGTAGGTGAATATAAGACAAGTTTCCTCACACCCTTATCACTTCTATCTATTTTTATTATAAAGTTAAACATCTAATTAAGAAAAGAAAATATGTTCTTATTTATAATTTTCCGGACCATTAAAATACTTTTGATAAAATCATATTCTCAAAGGTTTGTCCATAAAATAGAATATGTCTCTCAAAAAAGGATGGTTGATTTCGTGAAGGAAGCGTCGTTTTTTCCATCATTTATTGAAAGCTATTTTATTGC of the Bacillus sp. 1NLA3E genome contains:
- the dnaE gene encoding DNA polymerase III subunit alpha, with protein sequence MSYIHLHVYSSYSLLSSTATVSQLVKDAKAKGFSTIALTDRNVMYGIIAFYKECLKQSIKPIIGLTVDVVSEIDEMQAFPLVLLAQNLTGFQNLLKITSTIQTKSPQGIPIKWLKHYTSGLIALTPGLDGEIEDHLLNGDSESAKEIVELYSGIFGEGAFYLALQDHGTAKEKELILSLTQLSKVTGAPLVTTNQVQFLEKEDGFAHECLLAIKNGVKLQDENRERLETDQYYLKDAKEMVDLFADFPDALENTIKIAQRCQVHLDLNQKRLPKYPIEDGQTAELLLEKLCMEGFHQRYHSPTNLHKKRLQYELNIINKMKFSDYFLIVWDFMRFARENGILTGPGRGSAAGSMVAYVLQITEVDPIEHHLLFERFLNPERISMPDIDIDFPDTRREEVIQYVSQKYGELHVAQIITFGTFAAKAAMRDVGRVFGFNPKEVDQLSLYIPPRVGISLKDAYLESEPLRKFVEESEQNQRLFATAKKLEGLPRHTSIHAAGVVISEQPLVQSVPIQSGHNEVYLTQYSMEYLEDVGLLKMDFLGLRNLSFMESILSSIYRHKGKRIDIRKIPLDDKITFDLLSKGDTTGVFQLESDGMRKVLKQLKPTSFEDIVAVNALYRPGPMENIPLFIKRKHGIEKIAYPHPDLEPILKNTYGVIVYQEQIIQIASSMAGFSLGEADLLRRAVSKKQKQTLDKERNHFVKGAMKNQYSEKTADEIYDLIVRFANYGFNRSHAVAYSLIAYQLAYLKANYPVHFMSCLLTSIIGNEAKLVQSIRELQQMEIKLLSPSINKSHYSFHVENGAIRYCLSAIRGVGVNALKEIVQARRIKPFRDLFDLCLRVSLKTINRKTLESLIYSGALDEFDQDRAVLLASLDVAIEHAQLMQPLDSSQTDLFSDDEFIIKPKYVEVDPLTIENKLTLEKEVLGLFLSDHPIVSFKKQLHTAGATPLAELHKGSKQVVAGVYINDVKKIRTKKGDSMAFLSVSDQSGETEAVVFPDVYKRIANNLQQGTMIVIEGNIEERVGKIQFIIKNGKEISEYLLKMYKSTLYLRIELSKQTPEHLQQLKVLVNQHSGDINVVLHYEGSEKNVLLSDDDRINGSEKCIGELKDFLGNDNVILKK